A single region of the Verrucomicrobiota bacterium genome encodes:
- a CDS encoding endonuclease/exonuclease/phosphatase family protein, whose amino-acid sequence MSFNLRYASENPPNAWPARRPVMRACIESVAPDLIGTQEGVYRQLKDLASDLPGYDWIGLGRDGGSRGEFMAVFYRKDRFEPMAYDHFWLSDTPETMGSSTWGHSNRRMVTWVRFKNRSTGLEFFFWNTHLDHANQTAREKAAALILERSKKLDAALPFLLVGDFNAEAGNNKAYDILVRPDAFADAWKGAPEVRGPKVNTFHNYQGEIANDRRIDWILHRGPVSVRAVQVVTYSRMGQYPSDHFPVAAWVKLGP is encoded by the coding sequence ATGAGCTTCAACTTGCGCTACGCCAGCGAGAATCCTCCCAATGCCTGGCCCGCCCGCCGCCCCGTGATGCGGGCCTGCATCGAATCCGTGGCCCCGGATCTCATCGGCACCCAGGAGGGGGTGTATCGTCAATTGAAGGATTTAGCGTCCGATTTGCCGGGCTACGATTGGATCGGACTCGGACGGGATGGCGGCAGCCGCGGAGAGTTCATGGCGGTCTTTTATCGGAAGGACCGGTTCGAGCCCATGGCTTACGATCATTTCTGGCTGTCGGACACTCCGGAAACCATGGGTTCCTCGACGTGGGGTCACAGCAATCGACGCATGGTGACCTGGGTGCGGTTCAAGAACCGCTCGACCGGCCTCGAATTTTTCTTTTGGAACACCCACCTGGATCATGCGAATCAAACGGCACGGGAAAAGGCCGCCGCGCTCATTCTCGAACGTTCCAAGAAGTTGGACGCCGCCCTCCCCTTTCTGCTGGTGGGAGATTTCAACGCCGAAGCGGGAAACAACAAAGCCTACGATATCCTCGTGCGGCCCGACGCGTTCGCCGATGCCTGGAAGGGCGCCCCCGAAGTGCGCGGTCCCAAGGTCAACACCTTCCACAATTATCAGGGTGAAATCGCCAACGACCGCCGGATCGATTGGATCCTCCACCGCGGACCGGTTTCCGTCCGGGCCGTTCAAGTGGTCACCTATTCGCGAATGGGGCAGTACCCCAGCGATCATTTTCCCGTC